The Equus caballus isolate H_3958 breed thoroughbred chromosome 22, TB-T2T, whole genome shotgun sequence genome window below encodes:
- the LZTS3 gene encoding leucine zipper putative tumor suppressor 3 isoform X2, with protein MRQLGECPPGLVMAKLETLPVRADPGRDPLLAFAPRPSELGPPDPRLAMGSVGSGVAHAQEFAMKSVGTRTGGGGSQGSFPGPRGSGSGASRERPGRYPSEDKALANSLYLNGELRGSDHTDVCGNVVGSSGGSSSSGGSDKAPPQYREPSHPPKLLATSGKLDQCSEPLVRPSAFKPVVPKNFHSMQNLCPPQTNGTPEGRQGPGGLKGGLDKSRTMTPAGGGGGGLSDSGRNSLTSLPTYSSSYSQHLAPLSASTSHINRIGTASYGGGSGSSSGGGSGYQDLATSDSGRASSKSGSSSSMGRPGHLGSGEGGGGGLPFAACSPPSPSALIQELEERLWEKEQEVAALRRSLEQSEAAVAQVLEERQKAWERELAELRQGCSGKLQQVARRAQRAQQGLQLQVLRLQQDKKQLQEEAARLMRQREELEDKVAACQKEQADFLPRMEETKWEVCQKAGEISLLKQQLKDSQADVSQKLSEIVGLRSQLREGRASLREKEEQLLSLRDSFSSKQASLELGEGELPAACLKPALTPVDPAESQDALATCESDEAKMRRQAGVAAAASLVSLDGEVDAGGESGTRALRREVGRLQAELAAERRARERQGASFAEERRVWLEEKEKVIEYQKQLQLSYVEMYQRNQQLERRLRERGAAGGASTPTPQHGEEKKAWTPSRLERIESTEI; from the exons ATGCGGCAGCTCGGCGAG TGCCCTCCTGGCTTAGTCATGGCGAAGCTGGAAACACTGCCTGTGCGCGCTGACCCAGGGCGGGATCCCCTCCTGGCCTTTGCCCCGCGGCCCTCTGAGCTCGGACCCCCGGACCCTCGCCTGGCCATGGGCAGTGTGGGCAGTGGGGTGGCCCATGCCCAGGAGTTTGCCATGAAGAGCGTGGGCACCCGcacagggggtgggggcagccaggGCAGTTTCCCTGGCCCCCGAGGCAGTGGCAGTGGGGCCAGCAGGGAGAGGCCAGGCCGCTACCCCTCAGAGGACAAGGCTCTCGCCAACTCCCTCTACCTCAATGGCGAGCTGCGGGGCAGTGACCACACAGATGTCTGTGGCAATGTGGTgggcagcagtggtggcagcagcagcagcggcggcagTGACAAGGCCCCACCACAGTATCGTGAGCCCAGCCATCCACCTAAGCTCCTGGCCACCTCTGGCAAGCTAGACCAG TGCTCAGAGCCGCTAGTTCGGCCTTCAGCCTTCAAGCCCGTTGTACCTAAGAACTTCCACTCCATGCAGAACTTGTGCCCCCCACAGACCAATGGGACCCCTGAGGGACGACAGGGCCCTGGTGGTCTCAAGGGTGGGCTGGACAAGTCTCGGACCATGACTccagcaggtgggggtgggggcggcctCTCAGACTCAGGCCGGAACTCACTCACAAGTCTGCCCACCTACAGCTCCAGCTATAGCCAGCACCTGGCGCCTCTCAGTGCCTCCACCAGCCACATCAACCGCATTGGCACTGCCAGCTATGGTGGTGGCAGCGGCAGCAGTAGCGGTGGTGGGTCGGGCTATCAAGACCTGGCAACGTCTGACAGTGGGCGGGCCTCCAGTAAGAGTGGGTCATCCTCATCCATGGGGCGGCCAGGCCACCTGGGATCCGGGGAGGGCGGAGGTGGAGGCCTGCCATTTGCAGCCTGCTCACCACCCTCGCCCAGTGCTCTGATCCAGGAGCTAGAGGAGCGGCTGtgggagaaggagcaggaggtGGCAGCTCTGCGGCGTAGCCTGGAGCAGAGTGAGGCTGCGGTGGCCCAGGTGCTGGAGGAGCGACAGAAGGCATGGGAGCGCGAGCTGGCCGAGCTGCGGCAGGGCTGCAGCGGGAAGCTGCAGCAGGTGGCCCGCCGTGCCCAGCGTGCCCAGCAGGGCCTACAGTTGCAGGTGCTGCGGCTGCAGCAGGACAAGAAGCAGCTGCAGGAGGAGGCAGCCCGGCTGATGCGGCAACGGGAAGAGCTTGAGGACAAGGTGGCGGCCTGTCAGAAGGAACAGGCTGACTTTCTGCCCCGGATGGAGGAAACTAAGTGGGAG GTGTGCCAGAAGGCTGGAGAGATTTCCCTCCTGAAGCAGCAGCTGAAGGACTCGCAGGCGGACGTGTCCCAGAAGTTGAGTGAGATAGTGGGGCTGCGCTCGCAGCTGCGGGAGGGCCGGGCCTCGCTGCGCGAGAAGGAGGAGCAGCTGCTCAGCCTGAGGGACTCCTTCAGCAGCAAACAGGCCAgcctggagctgggggagggcgAGCTGCCCGCGGCCTGCCTCAAGCCAGCACTGACCCCTGTGGACCCGGCCGAGTCACAGGATGCGCTGGCCACCTGCGAGAGCGACGAAGCCAAGATGCGCCGTCAGGCTGgggtggctgctgctgcctcccTGGTTTCCTTGGATGGGGAGGTGGATGCTGGGGGGGAGAGTGGGACGCGGGCCCTGCGGCGGGAGGTGGGGCGGCTGCAGGCTGAGCTGGCCGCTGAGCGGCGAGCCCGGGAGCGCCAGGGTGCCAGCTTCGCAGAGGAGCGCCGCGTTTggctggaggagaaggagaaggtcATCGAGTACCAGAAGCAGCTGCAGCTTAGTTATGTGGAGATGTACCAGCGCAACCAGCAGCTGGAGCGGCGGCTGCGAGAGCGTGGGGCTGCCGGAGGTGCCAGCACACCGACCCCGCAACATGGCGAGGAGAAGAAAGCCTGGACCCCCTCCCGCCTCGAACGCATTGAGTCCACAGAAATCTGA
- the LZTS3 gene encoding leucine zipper putative tumor suppressor 3 isoform X1 — MAPADRAEEGPRLENPSAPHPLGKCPPGLVMAKLETLPVRADPGRDPLLAFAPRPSELGPPDPRLAMGSVGSGVAHAQEFAMKSVGTRTGGGGSQGSFPGPRGSGSGASRERPGRYPSEDKALANSLYLNGELRGSDHTDVCGNVVGSSGGSSSSGGSDKAPPQYREPSHPPKLLATSGKLDQCSEPLVRPSAFKPVVPKNFHSMQNLCPPQTNGTPEGRQGPGGLKGGLDKSRTMTPAGGGGGGLSDSGRNSLTSLPTYSSSYSQHLAPLSASTSHINRIGTASYGGGSGSSSGGGSGYQDLATSDSGRASSKSGSSSSMGRPGHLGSGEGGGGGLPFAACSPPSPSALIQELEERLWEKEQEVAALRRSLEQSEAAVAQVLEERQKAWERELAELRQGCSGKLQQVARRAQRAQQGLQLQVLRLQQDKKQLQEEAARLMRQREELEDKVAACQKEQADFLPRMEETKWEVCQKAGEISLLKQQLKDSQADVSQKLSEIVGLRSQLREGRASLREKEEQLLSLRDSFSSKQASLELGEGELPAACLKPALTPVDPAESQDALATCESDEAKMRRQAGVAAAASLVSLDGEVDAGGESGTRALRREVGRLQAELAAERRARERQGASFAEERRVWLEEKEKVIEYQKQLQLSYVEMYQRNQQLERRLRERGAAGGASTPTPQHGEEKKAWTPSRLERIESTEI, encoded by the exons ATGGCCCCTGCAGACCGGGCCGAGGAGGGTCCCAGGCTTGAGAACCCGtcggccccccacccccttggAAAG TGCCCTCCTGGCTTAGTCATGGCGAAGCTGGAAACACTGCCTGTGCGCGCTGACCCAGGGCGGGATCCCCTCCTGGCCTTTGCCCCGCGGCCCTCTGAGCTCGGACCCCCGGACCCTCGCCTGGCCATGGGCAGTGTGGGCAGTGGGGTGGCCCATGCCCAGGAGTTTGCCATGAAGAGCGTGGGCACCCGcacagggggtgggggcagccaggGCAGTTTCCCTGGCCCCCGAGGCAGTGGCAGTGGGGCCAGCAGGGAGAGGCCAGGCCGCTACCCCTCAGAGGACAAGGCTCTCGCCAACTCCCTCTACCTCAATGGCGAGCTGCGGGGCAGTGACCACACAGATGTCTGTGGCAATGTGGTgggcagcagtggtggcagcagcagcagcggcggcagTGACAAGGCCCCACCACAGTATCGTGAGCCCAGCCATCCACCTAAGCTCCTGGCCACCTCTGGCAAGCTAGACCAG TGCTCAGAGCCGCTAGTTCGGCCTTCAGCCTTCAAGCCCGTTGTACCTAAGAACTTCCACTCCATGCAGAACTTGTGCCCCCCACAGACCAATGGGACCCCTGAGGGACGACAGGGCCCTGGTGGTCTCAAGGGTGGGCTGGACAAGTCTCGGACCATGACTccagcaggtgggggtgggggcggcctCTCAGACTCAGGCCGGAACTCACTCACAAGTCTGCCCACCTACAGCTCCAGCTATAGCCAGCACCTGGCGCCTCTCAGTGCCTCCACCAGCCACATCAACCGCATTGGCACTGCCAGCTATGGTGGTGGCAGCGGCAGCAGTAGCGGTGGTGGGTCGGGCTATCAAGACCTGGCAACGTCTGACAGTGGGCGGGCCTCCAGTAAGAGTGGGTCATCCTCATCCATGGGGCGGCCAGGCCACCTGGGATCCGGGGAGGGCGGAGGTGGAGGCCTGCCATTTGCAGCCTGCTCACCACCCTCGCCCAGTGCTCTGATCCAGGAGCTAGAGGAGCGGCTGtgggagaaggagcaggaggtGGCAGCTCTGCGGCGTAGCCTGGAGCAGAGTGAGGCTGCGGTGGCCCAGGTGCTGGAGGAGCGACAGAAGGCATGGGAGCGCGAGCTGGCCGAGCTGCGGCAGGGCTGCAGCGGGAAGCTGCAGCAGGTGGCCCGCCGTGCCCAGCGTGCCCAGCAGGGCCTACAGTTGCAGGTGCTGCGGCTGCAGCAGGACAAGAAGCAGCTGCAGGAGGAGGCAGCCCGGCTGATGCGGCAACGGGAAGAGCTTGAGGACAAGGTGGCGGCCTGTCAGAAGGAACAGGCTGACTTTCTGCCCCGGATGGAGGAAACTAAGTGGGAG GTGTGCCAGAAGGCTGGAGAGATTTCCCTCCTGAAGCAGCAGCTGAAGGACTCGCAGGCGGACGTGTCCCAGAAGTTGAGTGAGATAGTGGGGCTGCGCTCGCAGCTGCGGGAGGGCCGGGCCTCGCTGCGCGAGAAGGAGGAGCAGCTGCTCAGCCTGAGGGACTCCTTCAGCAGCAAACAGGCCAgcctggagctgggggagggcgAGCTGCCCGCGGCCTGCCTCAAGCCAGCACTGACCCCTGTGGACCCGGCCGAGTCACAGGATGCGCTGGCCACCTGCGAGAGCGACGAAGCCAAGATGCGCCGTCAGGCTGgggtggctgctgctgcctcccTGGTTTCCTTGGATGGGGAGGTGGATGCTGGGGGGGAGAGTGGGACGCGGGCCCTGCGGCGGGAGGTGGGGCGGCTGCAGGCTGAGCTGGCCGCTGAGCGGCGAGCCCGGGAGCGCCAGGGTGCCAGCTTCGCAGAGGAGCGCCGCGTTTggctggaggagaaggagaaggtcATCGAGTACCAGAAGCAGCTGCAGCTTAGTTATGTGGAGATGTACCAGCGCAACCAGCAGCTGGAGCGGCGGCTGCGAGAGCGTGGGGCTGCCGGAGGTGCCAGCACACCGACCCCGCAACATGGCGAGGAGAAGAAAGCCTGGACCCCCTCCCGCCTCGAACGCATTGAGTCCACAGAAATCTGA
- the LZTS3 gene encoding leucine zipper putative tumor suppressor 3 isoform X3, with the protein MAKLETLPVRADPGRDPLLAFAPRPSELGPPDPRLAMGSVGSGVAHAQEFAMKSVGTRTGGGGSQGSFPGPRGSGSGASRERPGRYPSEDKALANSLYLNGELRGSDHTDVCGNVVGSSGGSSSSGGSDKAPPQYREPSHPPKLLATSGKLDQCSEPLVRPSAFKPVVPKNFHSMQNLCPPQTNGTPEGRQGPGGLKGGLDKSRTMTPAGGGGGGLSDSGRNSLTSLPTYSSSYSQHLAPLSASTSHINRIGTASYGGGSGSSSGGGSGYQDLATSDSGRASSKSGSSSSMGRPGHLGSGEGGGGGLPFAACSPPSPSALIQELEERLWEKEQEVAALRRSLEQSEAAVAQVLEERQKAWERELAELRQGCSGKLQQVARRAQRAQQGLQLQVLRLQQDKKQLQEEAARLMRQREELEDKVAACQKEQADFLPRMEETKWEVCQKAGEISLLKQQLKDSQADVSQKLSEIVGLRSQLREGRASLREKEEQLLSLRDSFSSKQASLELGEGELPAACLKPALTPVDPAESQDALATCESDEAKMRRQAGVAAAASLVSLDGEVDAGGESGTRALRREVGRLQAELAAERRARERQGASFAEERRVWLEEKEKVIEYQKQLQLSYVEMYQRNQQLERRLRERGAAGGASTPTPQHGEEKKAWTPSRLERIESTEI; encoded by the exons ATGGCGAAGCTGGAAACACTGCCTGTGCGCGCTGACCCAGGGCGGGATCCCCTCCTGGCCTTTGCCCCGCGGCCCTCTGAGCTCGGACCCCCGGACCCTCGCCTGGCCATGGGCAGTGTGGGCAGTGGGGTGGCCCATGCCCAGGAGTTTGCCATGAAGAGCGTGGGCACCCGcacagggggtgggggcagccaggGCAGTTTCCCTGGCCCCCGAGGCAGTGGCAGTGGGGCCAGCAGGGAGAGGCCAGGCCGCTACCCCTCAGAGGACAAGGCTCTCGCCAACTCCCTCTACCTCAATGGCGAGCTGCGGGGCAGTGACCACACAGATGTCTGTGGCAATGTGGTgggcagcagtggtggcagcagcagcagcggcggcagTGACAAGGCCCCACCACAGTATCGTGAGCCCAGCCATCCACCTAAGCTCCTGGCCACCTCTGGCAAGCTAGACCAG TGCTCAGAGCCGCTAGTTCGGCCTTCAGCCTTCAAGCCCGTTGTACCTAAGAACTTCCACTCCATGCAGAACTTGTGCCCCCCACAGACCAATGGGACCCCTGAGGGACGACAGGGCCCTGGTGGTCTCAAGGGTGGGCTGGACAAGTCTCGGACCATGACTccagcaggtgggggtgggggcggcctCTCAGACTCAGGCCGGAACTCACTCACAAGTCTGCCCACCTACAGCTCCAGCTATAGCCAGCACCTGGCGCCTCTCAGTGCCTCCACCAGCCACATCAACCGCATTGGCACTGCCAGCTATGGTGGTGGCAGCGGCAGCAGTAGCGGTGGTGGGTCGGGCTATCAAGACCTGGCAACGTCTGACAGTGGGCGGGCCTCCAGTAAGAGTGGGTCATCCTCATCCATGGGGCGGCCAGGCCACCTGGGATCCGGGGAGGGCGGAGGTGGAGGCCTGCCATTTGCAGCCTGCTCACCACCCTCGCCCAGTGCTCTGATCCAGGAGCTAGAGGAGCGGCTGtgggagaaggagcaggaggtGGCAGCTCTGCGGCGTAGCCTGGAGCAGAGTGAGGCTGCGGTGGCCCAGGTGCTGGAGGAGCGACAGAAGGCATGGGAGCGCGAGCTGGCCGAGCTGCGGCAGGGCTGCAGCGGGAAGCTGCAGCAGGTGGCCCGCCGTGCCCAGCGTGCCCAGCAGGGCCTACAGTTGCAGGTGCTGCGGCTGCAGCAGGACAAGAAGCAGCTGCAGGAGGAGGCAGCCCGGCTGATGCGGCAACGGGAAGAGCTTGAGGACAAGGTGGCGGCCTGTCAGAAGGAACAGGCTGACTTTCTGCCCCGGATGGAGGAAACTAAGTGGGAG GTGTGCCAGAAGGCTGGAGAGATTTCCCTCCTGAAGCAGCAGCTGAAGGACTCGCAGGCGGACGTGTCCCAGAAGTTGAGTGAGATAGTGGGGCTGCGCTCGCAGCTGCGGGAGGGCCGGGCCTCGCTGCGCGAGAAGGAGGAGCAGCTGCTCAGCCTGAGGGACTCCTTCAGCAGCAAACAGGCCAgcctggagctgggggagggcgAGCTGCCCGCGGCCTGCCTCAAGCCAGCACTGACCCCTGTGGACCCGGCCGAGTCACAGGATGCGCTGGCCACCTGCGAGAGCGACGAAGCCAAGATGCGCCGTCAGGCTGgggtggctgctgctgcctcccTGGTTTCCTTGGATGGGGAGGTGGATGCTGGGGGGGAGAGTGGGACGCGGGCCCTGCGGCGGGAGGTGGGGCGGCTGCAGGCTGAGCTGGCCGCTGAGCGGCGAGCCCGGGAGCGCCAGGGTGCCAGCTTCGCAGAGGAGCGCCGCGTTTggctggaggagaaggagaaggtcATCGAGTACCAGAAGCAGCTGCAGCTTAGTTATGTGGAGATGTACCAGCGCAACCAGCAGCTGGAGCGGCGGCTGCGAGAGCGTGGGGCTGCCGGAGGTGCCAGCACACCGACCCCGCAACATGGCGAGGAGAAGAAAGCCTGGACCCCCTCCCGCCTCGAACGCATTGAGTCCACAGAAATCTGA